From the genome of Mucilaginibacter paludis DSM 18603:
GATTTTTCATTCTATCTTTCCGGATAAAGTAGGCGTTATTACCGTGGCTATTTGATCCTATAAAGTGGTAGCCTTTTTCGTCCGCCAAATCGCATAATGCAGCCAAGGATGCGCCGAAATAGAGATTGCTATGGTGTGCCTCTGTTCTTTGGAAATCCGGCCTATAAGGGGTTGTCCAGGTATTGTCAACGCCAAAAATGCTGTTATACTCCACAATAACAATTATTGGTGATATACTTGTTATTTCTTTCCAAACCCAATAATCGTTGCCGTCAATATCGATGTGTAACAATCCAATTTCTCCTTCAAAACCATTTTCAATAATTAAGTTATTAATATTTTCTGTTGTAATAAAAACAGGTATCGCTGTGAGTTGATATTGCCAATAAATGTCATCATGTTTTACATAATTCATATTCTCCTCCGATCCATCCATAATCAGCCCCGTCCAGTTATTATTTATTAATAAAAAACGGGTATTGGCCTCTGTATAGTTCTGTACCCCAAATTCAATAAATGTTTTGTTTTCTATATCAAGATAATCAACTAAAAACTGAATAATACCGTCGTCTCCCCATTGAGAGAATACTTTAAACTCAGCCAATTGAACATTATGGATAATCTGTTCCTGATTAGCTTTGTTAAGCTTAGCTAAAATATTGCCTGATAAAATTTTATGTGAATCACTTTCTCTTTTTAAAATGTTAAGTTTTTGATTTATTGCACCTAATTCACGTTCTATTCTTTTCCTTTTTATAAACATAGTGCTCGAAATTTATTGTAGAAGCAATTATAAAGATATCGGATTATAAGGTTATTCCGTTTTGCAATGATAATAATAAAATTACAGTTGAAAGTTTTTTGCATAAAACATCTGTGGTTTAAACCCGTTAGGTATATCTTCGTCTCAATTTAAACGTTATGCAAAATTTAGTAACCAATACTCCAGCCAAAAGGAATTACGATTTTATAGATACTATTCGTTGTATTGCCATGATATTTATTGTATCAGAGCATAGCATTTATTTTGAGCGTACAGATTTTCACCCCACAGGTTATAAAGAACTATTTTATATTGCTACTATACAATTAAGCAAGTTTGGTACCATCTGTTTTTTTATGCTTGCCGGCTTTTTAATAGGTGATAAATTTGTTGATTATACACCCGGCCAATACCTTAAAAGGCGAGTAAATAACACCATCTGGCCATGGTTATTTTGGTCGTTGTTATTTGTTTTCGAACCTAACATTGATGCCCTTATCAGTTACCATACCTTGATACCGCATTACGATGGTACCAGCTACTGGCTTGTTTTATGGGATAGGCTTGAAACAACATATCTGTATACCATTTACTGGTTTATACCTAATTTTTTATTCTGTATTACTTTGCTTTTGATTTTTAAACGGTTTTTATATAATTACTGGTTTGGTGCCGTTTTATTTTTATTTGTGATTTTTTACACAGTAAATATTTATTACGCGTGGATACCTTCCGGGCATACTATAGCAATCTTAGGTTTCGTGTTTTTTTTGTGGCTCGGAGCTCAGTTTAATAAAAACTGGGAAAAGGTAAATAGCTGGATGAACGGCACATCGGTATGGTTATGGTGGGCATTAAGTATTTTAACCTTATTATTTGGCGTAGCTGAAATTAAGTTGTTAAAGCAACTGAATAACAATGATCCTTATAATTCGCTAAGGATAAGCAATGTGCTATTTTCAATGGCTTGCTTTTTTTTACTGTTAAAAATACGCGACTTTAAACTTATCGGCTTTCTTAAACCCCGTGAGACTACGTTCGGCATATACCTTATTCATTATATTTTTGTTGTTTTTTTATTGAGTAGGATATTTAATCCCTTCCATATTGATGTAGATCATTTGCCGTTCATAGTACTGTTTCTGTACCAGATATTGCGTTTTTCGATAGTGTATTTTTTAACTCTATGGATAGTTATGCTTATTAATAAAACCAGATTTAAATGGCTTGTTGGGCGCTAATATTAATATGATATAAATTTCTTGATCAACCAGTGCCGTATGGTTAGTCTACACATCGGTTGGTCGGTAGTATTACTTATCAACCGGTTTTTTAAGATGGCTAATTTGGCGTTAAAGTTTTTACTTTTGTATTTTTAACAAAGTTTTAAAAAAATGCATTGCTCGTTAGTCAATCTTTATTAGCTTAATTTTAACCATTAAGTCTTAATTAAACAAAAAGGTTGCAAGATTACAGCCAAAAAGAACCCTGTATGCTAACGAAGCTATCTTCAGGCATTCTCATACTTAAAAATATCCCTGGGTTTGTAGTGTACGCTCCGATTGTA
Proteins encoded in this window:
- a CDS encoding acyltransferase family protein; this translates as MQNLVTNTPAKRNYDFIDTIRCIAMIFIVSEHSIYFERTDFHPTGYKELFYIATIQLSKFGTICFFMLAGFLIGDKFVDYTPGQYLKRRVNNTIWPWLFWSLLFVFEPNIDALISYHTLIPHYDGTSYWLVLWDRLETTYLYTIYWFIPNFLFCITLLLIFKRFLYNYWFGAVLFLFVIFYTVNIYYAWIPSGHTIAILGFVFFLWLGAQFNKNWEKVNSWMNGTSVWLWWALSILTLLFGVAEIKLLKQLNNNDPYNSLRISNVLFSMACFFLLLKIRDFKLIGFLKPRETTFGIYLIHYIFVVFLLSRIFNPFHIDVDHLPFIVLFLYQILRFSIVYFLTLWIVMLINKTRFKWLVGR